From Chryseobacterium gallinarum, one genomic window encodes:
- a CDS encoding TonB-dependent receptor, producing the protein MRKSIFLIGSLMVFSHVTAQKKDSVNQNRLEEVIVTASRTPEIVKKTASTVNIINKKEIAEQSLISPDLSTILAYTVPGLAFGNNLVSNRGQTLRGRNVLIMIDGIPQSSPLRNNDREIRSIDPSVLEQVEVVKGATSIYGNGAEGGIINYITQKSISDKPLSGKTVLGFTSHELFNNKMFKADGGAGYRISQSFYGNAGKWDYLVNGTFTQNGVKIDGEGLVQNPRYGLGETAVNNAFAKIGYNINAGSRLEVMYNYYSSLQDSRYILDPGKYGERPSTGKLGEREGVKEGTRYNHNGYFKYSNKNIFHHTSLTTILYFQDFYTIYDYRNPPRWKTGGQSAILEKKYGFRADFNTEFGRDNGLKGSLTYGLDLLNEKTSQPLVDGRIWVPEMNMIAAAPFVQGKLFLTTDLTLKAGLRWDKMSVKVPDYTTLPSNKDIPFNVQGGRLNYSNLSYNVGVSYVAFDFFQPFTSYSRGFNIYDLGRVLRDAKSNVLNEINTDPVVIDNYEIGFNSKIGTHVDFSASYFYNYSKLGADLVSVNGFWTPLRAPQYISGVELAVTAYPVRGLTVGTHYTYQEGKVDVKNDNSYGKYLSGLRIAPARLNSYIKWNDKSQNLQLGIYHMYSFKREKFEPAASGKYDEGEGPVKDFNLFNFQGSYRFNKLITIGLGIENVLNTSYFTPTSMYTARDAEYVRGNGRYYTVSLNFNY; encoded by the coding sequence ATGAGAAAATCTATTTTTTTGATCGGCAGCCTTATGGTATTTTCCCATGTGACAGCCCAGAAAAAAGATTCGGTAAATCAAAACAGATTGGAGGAAGTAATTGTTACGGCATCCAGGACGCCTGAAATTGTCAAAAAAACAGCTTCTACAGTAAATATCATCAATAAGAAAGAAATTGCTGAGCAATCATTAATTTCTCCGGATCTCAGCACTATTCTGGCATATACAGTACCAGGACTGGCATTCGGAAATAATCTTGTCAGCAACAGGGGACAAACTTTGAGAGGAAGAAATGTTCTTATCATGATTGACGGAATCCCCCAATCCAGTCCTTTACGGAATAATGACAGGGAAATCAGAAGTATTGATCCCTCAGTGCTGGAACAGGTTGAAGTCGTAAAAGGAGCTACCTCGATCTATGGTAATGGAGCAGAAGGGGGAATTATTAATTATATCACGCAGAAAAGTATTTCAGACAAACCTCTTTCAGGTAAAACGGTATTGGGTTTTACCAGTCATGAGCTGTTTAATAACAAAATGTTTAAAGCAGATGGAGGGGCAGGATACAGGATTTCGCAAAGCTTCTATGGAAATGCAGGAAAATGGGATTATCTTGTCAACGGAACTTTTACTCAGAACGGGGTGAAAATAGATGGTGAAGGATTGGTTCAGAATCCAAGATATGGATTAGGAGAAACAGCCGTGAATAACGCCTTTGCTAAAATAGGATATAATATTAATGCCGGCAGCAGGCTGGAGGTGATGTACAACTACTATTCAAGTTTGCAGGATTCCAGGTATATACTGGATCCCGGTAAATACGGAGAGCGGCCTTCTACCGGGAAATTAGGAGAAAGGGAAGGAGTGAAAGAAGGAACAAGATACAATCACAACGGGTATTTTAAATACAGTAATAAAAATATTTTTCATCATACCAGCCTTACCACCATTCTTTATTTCCAGGACTTTTATACCATTTATGATTACCGCAATCCGCCACGATGGAAAACCGGCGGGCAGTCAGCTATTTTAGAAAAAAAATATGGATTCAGAGCAGATTTTAATACGGAATTTGGCCGGGATAACGGATTAAAGGGTTCATTAACTTATGGTCTGGATCTTTTGAATGAAAAAACGAGCCAACCCCTGGTAGATGGACGGATCTGGGTTCCTGAGATGAATATGATTGCTGCAGCACCTTTTGTACAGGGGAAATTATTTCTTACCACTGATCTTACCTTAAAAGCCGGACTTCGATGGGACAAGATGTCTGTGAAGGTGCCGGATTATACTACTTTACCATCCAATAAAGACATACCGTTCAATGTGCAGGGAGGAAGGCTGAATTATTCCAATTTATCTTACAATGTAGGAGTAAGCTATGTGGCATTTGATTTCTTTCAGCCCTTCACTTCTTATTCAAGAGGATTTAATATCTATGATTTAGGACGTGTGCTCAGGGATGCTAAAAGTAATGTTCTTAATGAGATCAATACAGATCCGGTAGTGATTGACAATTACGAAATAGGGTTCAACAGTAAAATCGGAACACATGTTGATTTCTCGGCAAGCTATTTTTATAACTATTCCAAACTGGGAGCAGACCTGGTTTCTGTGAATGGTTTCTGGACTCCTCTCCGGGCTCCGCAATACATTAGCGGAGTAGAGCTGGCGGTTACTGCTTATCCGGTACGAGGATTAACAGTAGGAACCCATTATACGTATCAGGAAGGAAAAGTAGACGTAAAGAATGACAATAGCTACGGTAAATACCTGAGCGGCTTACGAATAGCCCCTGCAAGATTGAATTCTTACATTAAATGGAATGATAAAAGCCAAAACCTGCAATTGGGAATCTATCATATGTATTCGTTTAAAAGAGAAAAATTTGAACCGGCTGCTTCAGGAAAGTATGATGAAGGAGAAGGTCCTGTAAAGGATTTTAATCTGTTCAATTTC
- the hisIE gene encoding bifunctional phosphoribosyl-AMP cyclohydrolase/phosphoribosyl-ATP diphosphatase HisIE, translating into MKVNFNKDNGLVPVVIQDNRTLQVLMLGYMNEEAFEKTEKERIVTFFSRSKNRLWTKGEESGNFLTVKSIDIDCDRDTILIKVIPENVVCHTGSFSCFGEKEAKGFLYELENTVSQRIDQKSEGSYTYSLYQRGINKVAQKVGEEAVELVIEAKDNNAELFKNEAADLLYHFLILLKTKGFSLEDIERTLESRNQ; encoded by the coding sequence ATGAAAGTTAATTTTAATAAAGACAACGGGCTTGTTCCTGTTGTGATCCAGGATAACAGGACATTACAGGTTCTTATGCTGGGATATATGAATGAAGAAGCTTTTGAAAAAACGGAAAAGGAGAGAATTGTTACCTTCTTCAGCCGTTCCAAAAACAGGCTCTGGACAAAAGGAGAGGAGTCCGGTAATTTTTTAACAGTAAAAAGTATAGATATAGATTGTGATAGGGATACAATTTTGATAAAAGTGATTCCTGAAAATGTAGTCTGCCATACAGGAAGCTTTAGTTGTTTCGGGGAAAAAGAAGCCAAAGGATTTTTATATGAACTGGAAAATACAGTTTCCCAACGGATTGATCAAAAATCAGAGGGATCTTACACGTATTCTTTATACCAAAGAGGGATCAATAAAGTTGCACAGAAAGTAGGCGAGGAAGCTGTAGAACTGGTAATTGAAGCTAAAGACAATAACGCTGAACTTTTTAAAAATGAAGCTGCCGATCTTTTATATCATTTTCTGATTTTATTGAAAACAAAAGGTTTTTCTTTAGAAGATATAGAGAGGACTCTTGAAAGCAGGAATCAATAG
- the hisF gene encoding imidazole glycerol phosphate synthase subunit HisF: protein MLKKRIIPCLDIKDGTTVKGVNFEDLKNAGDPVELAKKYEREGADELVFLDITATIENRKTFAELVKEIAKELSIPFTVGGGISTVEDVRKLLEAGADKISINSSAVKNPQLVSELAKEFGSQCIVVAIDTKRIGAYDFVHIKGGKETTALTTIDWARKAEKLGAGEILLTSMDGDGTKNGFDLRITKLVSENIGIPVIASGGAGKIEDFVKVFSETQATGALAASVFHFNEMTIQGLKQQLKLKKIQVR from the coding sequence ATGCTTAAAAAAAGAATTATTCCGTGTCTGGATATTAAAGATGGAACTACTGTAAAAGGAGTTAATTTTGAAGACTTAAAAAATGCAGGAGATCCTGTGGAGCTTGCCAAAAAATATGAACGTGAAGGTGCTGACGAGCTGGTTTTTCTTGATATCACGGCCACGATTGAAAACAGGAAAACATTTGCAGAACTGGTAAAAGAAATTGCAAAGGAATTAAGCATTCCATTTACTGTTGGAGGAGGAATTTCTACTGTTGAAGATGTTAGGAAACTATTGGAGGCAGGGGCAGACAAAATAAGCATTAATTCTTCGGCAGTAAAAAATCCGCAGCTCGTTTCTGAGCTTGCTAAAGAATTTGGCAGCCAATGTATTGTTGTGGCCATTGATACAAAAAGAATAGGAGCATATGATTTTGTTCATATCAAAGGAGGAAAAGAAACCACCGCACTTACTACCATAGACTGGGCCAGGAAAGCAGAAAAGTTAGGAGCAGGAGAAATTCTTTTGACCTCTATGGATGGTGATGGTACTAAAAATGGTTTTGATCTTCGCATTACAAAACTGGTTTCGGAAAACATTGGTATTCCTGTTATTGCTTCAGGAGGTGCGGGTAAAATTGAAGACTTTGTTAAAGTGTTCAGTGAAACGCAGGCAACAGGAGCATTAGCTGCTAGTGTATTTCATTTCAATGAAATGACTATCCAAGGATTAAAACAACAACTTAAATTAAAAAAAATCCAGGTACGATGA